The DNA segment TTGTATTCCTTGATGACGTAGAAATTCGGCGTGACGATGAATTCCGGTCCGTCGCGGCCGGCCGGCACCAGCATCATGCCGCTGGCGCGCAGCTCATCGGACGGAAAAGCCTTGCCGGCGATCCTGGTGATCCCGAGCGCGTTCCATTGTGAAATCGGCTTGGCAAGATCCGGCCCTTCCTGCGCGCAGGACACGTTTTCCGGGATCGTCACTTCATAGCCCCAGCCGCGGCCGCGCTGCCAGCCCTTCTGCACAAGATAGTTGGCTATGGATGCGAGCGTATCCGGCACGGACGTCCAGATGTTGCGATGGCCGTCGCCGTCGAAATCAACAGCGTATTTCAGGTAGCTGGTCGGCATGAACTGCGGTTGGCCGAGCGCGCCGGCCCAGGAGCCCATGAACTGATCCGGCGTGACATCGCCATGCTCGAGAATGCCGAGTGCTGCGATAAGCTCGGTACGGAACATTTCCTTGCGCGTCGACATAAAGGCCTTGGTCGCCAGCACCTGGATCGCCGAATTCGGCAGTTTCGCCGCTCCGAAGCCGGTCTCGCGGCCCCAGATCGCCAGCACGATCGGACCGGGCACGCCATAGACCTTTTCGATCCTCTTCAGCGTCGGGCCATATTGCGAAGCGAAGCTGCGTCCGGTCGTCGCCAGTTTCTGCAGCCGCGCCTCGTTGAAATAGGGAGCAGGCGAGGAGAATTCCGCCTGCGTCTGTGGCTGTTCCTTGGGCTTTGGGAAGCCCGGCGGGACGAGATCCGGCAGGTCCCAATTCAGCGTCACGCCGGAAAAAGCCGCCTTGAAGGTTTTTTCGGAAATGCCGTCCTTCTTTGCTTCCGGCCAGAGATTCTGTTGGATCCAGCTCTCGAATTGGGCTTCGACATCGGCTTTGGAGGCGGCGAGGGCGGGGAGGGGGAGAAGAGCAAAAAGGACGATAAGCGTGCGCAGAATATATCGCGCCGGGTGCACTCTCCTCATGCTCTGTCTCTCCTTCAAATCGTCGTCCGCGCCCGCAGCGCCGCTGTCAGCGTGCCTTCGTCGAGGTAATCGAGCTCGCCGCCAACCGGTACGCCATGGGCGAGGCGGGTGATTTTCACCTCCAGGCCGGCGAGCTGGTCAGTTATATAGTGTGCTGTGGTTTGCCCCTCGACTGTGGCGTTGACGGCGATGATGATCTCCCGGACACCGCCCTCGTTGACGCGCTCTATCAGCCCGCGAATGTTGAGATCGTCGGGTCCGACGCCATCGAGCGGCGACAGCACGCCGCCAAGAACGTGATAGGCGGCATTCATCGCGCCGGCGCGCTCCAGTGCCCAGAGGTCGGCGACATCTTCGACGACGATGATGACGGACTGATCGCGCCGGTCGTCGGTGCAGACGGTGCAGGGGTCGACAGTATCGACGTTGCCGCAGCGCGAGCAAATCTTCACCTTGTCATAGGCATCGCCCATGGCATGGGAGAGCGGGCCGAGCAACTGGTCCTTCTTCTTGATCAGGTGCAATGCGGCGCGCCGTGCCGAGCGTGGGCCGAGGCCCGGCACTTTTGCCAGAAGCTGGATGAGTTTTTCAATTTCGGGGCCGGTGACTCGCTTTGCCATGGGAGGCTTTTAGCTCATATGCTGAAGGAACGGAATCGCGGAAGGGATGAACGCCCTATGAAAATTCTGGCCGTCTGCATCGGCACCGCCGAAACACTGCCCGGCAAGAGCTACAAGACCGGAATTAACAAGCATGCGGTCGGCGGCACGGTCATGGTCGACGCCGAGGGTATCATCGGCGATGCCGTCTGCAATGGCGAACATCACGGCGGACGCGATCAGGCCGTGTATGTCGAAGGTTCGCTGACGCTGGATTGGTGGTCGAACGAGTTGGGGCGCAAGCTGGAACCCGGTGCGTTCGGCGAAAATATCGTCATCGAAGGGCTCGATAACCGCGAGGTCGCGGTCGGCGACAGATTCATAGCCGGCGATCTAGTTCTGGAGGTCACCTCGGCCCGCATTCCCTGCGCGACGTTCGCGGCGAAGATGGGTGATCCGAAATTCGTCAAGCGCTATACGCAAGCGGGCCGTCCCGGCATCTATTGCCGCGTCATCAAAAACGGCACGGCCACCGCCGGGACGCCGGTGACCTATGTCCCCTATGCCGGCGCCAAGGTCACCATGCCGGAAATGATGGCGACCTTCGGTAGACGATTGTCCCCGGAGGATCGGACGCGTTATCTCTCCGCGCCCATTCACTACAAGCTCAGGGCGCTTCTCGACGATGATTCCTAAAGCATGTGGCGCAAAAATGCGCAGCGG comes from the Rhizobium sp. NXC24 genome and includes:
- a CDS encoding lytic murein transglycosylase, with the translated sequence MRRVHPARYILRTLIVLFALLPLPALAASKADVEAQFESWIQQNLWPEAKKDGISEKTFKAAFSGVTLNWDLPDLVPPGFPKPKEQPQTQAEFSSPAPYFNEARLQKLATTGRSFASQYGPTLKRIEKVYGVPGPIVLAIWGRETGFGAAKLPNSAIQVLATKAFMSTRKEMFRTELIAALGILEHGDVTPDQFMGSWAGALGQPQFMPTSYLKYAVDFDGDGHRNIWTSVPDTLASIANYLVQKGWQRGRGWGYEVTIPENVSCAQEGPDLAKPISQWNALGITRIAGKAFPSDELRASGMMLVPAGRDGPEFIVTPNFYVIKEYNNSDLYGLYIGNLADRITYGSGAFQGKWGDVGKMLRSDVAGMQMTLEHKGYDVGGTDGLPGYKTRRSIGQWQEKSGRKPTCYPDSSMLGVLK
- the recR gene encoding recombination mediator RecR, whose product is MAKRVTGPEIEKLIQLLAKVPGLGPRSARRAALHLIKKKDQLLGPLSHAMGDAYDKVKICSRCGNVDTVDPCTVCTDDRRDQSVIIVVEDVADLWALERAGAMNAAYHVLGGVLSPLDGVGPDDLNIRGLIERVNEGGVREIIIAVNATVEGQTTAHYITDQLAGLEVKITRLAHGVPVGGELDYLDEGTLTAALRARTTI
- a CDS encoding MOSC domain-containing protein; this translates as MKILAVCIGTAETLPGKSYKTGINKHAVGGTVMVDAEGIIGDAVCNGEHHGGRDQAVYVEGSLTLDWWSNELGRKLEPGAFGENIVIEGLDNREVAVGDRFIAGDLVLEVTSARIPCATFAAKMGDPKFVKRYTQAGRPGIYCRVIKNGTATAGTPVTYVPYAGAKVTMPEMMATFGRRLSPEDRTRYLSAPIHYKLRALLDDDS